atggctttctgtcttcaatctccccctcttttggtactttgtagccatcctccataggcatccttgctgtcttgcctccataagcacctgcacctttcaaaagatcaagtgttgatatgatcatggaccagctagttgataaagatgaagatggagagactgaagatacaccagctgaagaagaagatgtcttAGCCATTCCCACAGGCCCTATaactcgtgcaatgacaagaAGACTCAAGGAAGctgttggaaacatactgaagatctctaaggagcaagaagactgtcttggtagaagcttgatccaccaagacacacttatcaccattcaagtgatcttaccatcaagctgatcatcatctaggcaagtgactaggtatactctttttcccttgactagttttgtcccattgggttttctaatcaaggtttttaatgaggtatcaagttcacttacacattcaTAGTTGATGTATCATGGGTGCATTTCGGATGCATAACTATCTTATGTTATTTTAGATTATGGTTTTCATTTCTTTGCTTTTAAACTTTGGTTTCATTTCTATTAAACACATAAGGAGCATGTTCCTTTAATGAGCTTGTGTCTGTACAAGTCTCAGCCTATAAATATGAGTGTAGCCGCAAACCCTAATGtttatcaagttttcttttgcTTTAAACCTTTGggttttctcttctctcttgccTTTGTCGTGAgtgagtgtctggtgtgtaatatcaagtctgctggtgtgtaatatccagtgtCTAAGGACCttagtttggtgtgtcatatccaatctATTGTCTAAGAGTATCAtgaagcctttccgcagcctcttgtgtcaccattcgatccacaaccttgataaacttgagtctctgattcgtttatgcaaggatctatccataTCCATCCAGAGAAgagtcctaggatctcattaagtggtatcagagcactctggaaggggagtttcaCTTTCTCTTTGTCGATTTCATCAGATCTGTTCTTCACTAAGTTATATCATTGATAGATCTGTTCGTTTATGTTGTTTCTCCCTAGATCTGTCCTATTTCATATTCAGGAGAGCTAGATCTATTGTTTCTCGAATTAAAACtgatagatctaagaatttTGATCAAGTTCTTAAAAGGACCATTCGTATTCTTGTTGATTACGGTATCAAGTTTGCTAGATCTGAAGTTGCTTGTGTTTTGCGTGTTCTATTAGTTCTTATTATCATCAATCTGTGGTTGTTCAATCTTTTCATCACTTGTTGAATCTGATCGGTTTGTTAGAAGAGTCGAAGCATTTAGAATCAAATCTGATCCGTGTTGCTCAAGTTTCTTATTCTCTTGTTtgaattctttgtttccttatcTGATTCTATctcgttttgtttttctttgaatCTCTTACTTGTTAAATCTTTTTGATTATTTCAGGTACTATGGCGCATGAATCTGAGGAAGATGAAGGAGTTAGTCTCGAACATAAGGCCTTGCTTGAAGCCTTGACTTGCAGGATGAACACAATGATGGAAACTAGATTGGGTACCTTCTGAGAAGAGCTTGATGCGGAATCTTCAGAACCTAGTCGTGCATCAAGAAGGAACCGACGAGGCCAAGCTCGACAGGAACATGCTGGCTCAGAGGAGACTGATAATGAATATGAAAGGGATCGGCATAGCTCAGTCTCTAGGCACAGCAGCCGCAGCAGCCGTAGACACAGACGAGAGCATCGCCCACGCAATGAACTGGCTGGTTTGAAACTGAAgatacctcctttccatggcaaaGGTGATCCAGATGCttatcttgagtgggagaagaagattgaactTGTCTTCAACTGTCAGCACTACACAGAGATTAAAAAGATTCAAGTTGCTGCCACTGAGTTCTATGATTATGCtttgagctggtgggatcagttggtcACAAACAGAAGGCGCAATGGTGAGCTCCCAATTGAGACATGGGCAGAAATGAAAGCTGTCatgcgcaagaggtttgttCCAAGCCATTACCATCGTGATCTTCATCAGAAACTAAGAAAGCTCACCCAAGGGACACGGTCTGTAGAAGAATATTTCCAAGAGATGGAGTTGCTGATGTTGAGAGCTTGCATATCTGAAGATAGAGAGGCTACTATGGCTCGATTCCTTGGAGGGCTTAACCGTGAGATTCAAGACAGTGTAGAGTTGCAGCACTATGTAGAGATGGAAGAaatgctacacaaagctatcCTTGTGGAGCAACAAGTAAAGAGAAATGGGCACTCTCGGGGCAACTATGGAACTAAGTATCAAGGTGCTAAGGACGATAAGCCAATCCACCAGAAAGAGAGCAAACCATATCAGAAGGAAGAAGACAAATCTACTAGTTCTTTCAGCAAGGAAAAAGGCAAAGTAGATGCTTCTACTACGAGATCAAGAGATGTTAAGTGTTTTAAGTGTCAAGGAAGAGGacactatgctaatgagtgcaccaacaaacgTGTGATGATCCTTCTTGAGAATGAAGACTATGAATCTGCTGATGAGGAGACAGAGGCAGAAGAAGATCACAGCTCAGAAGAAGTATATGTTGCCAACCCGGTTACTGGAAGGTTGTTAGTTGCTAGAAGAACCTTGAGCCTTCAAAGCAAGACCGAGGAAATggagcaaagagagaatctcttctatactagatgtctagtgcaaggaaaggtctgtagtcttattgtAGATGGAGGCAGTTGTGTCAACGTTGCGAGTGAGACTATGGTTAAAAAGTTGGGTTTGAAGGTCCAAAAGCATCCTAAACCGTATAGACTAcaatggctcaatgaagagggcgagatgagagtTTCTACTCAGTTTATGGTTCCCTTAGCCATtggtaaatatgaagatgagattctatgtgatgtgttgcctatggaagctggacacattctccttggaagaccgtggcaatcagatagacgtgtGATACATGATGGGTATGCCAACAAGCACACCTTTGAGTTTAAAGGGAGAAAGACAGTCCTTGTGCCTATGACTCCTAAGGAAGTTCAGGCTGATCAACTCCaactacaaaagaagaaagagattgaccTTCCCGCTGAATCAACAAAGCAACTAAACTTCTATGCCAAGTCTGGTGATGTTAAAAGATCTCTCTGCTCTAACCTACCTATTTTGTTGCTTATCTATAAGGAATCACTCTTGACTACTACTGATATTGCACCGGAGTATCCGAGTGAGCTTGTTTCTATTTTACAGGAATATCAAGAtgtttttccagaagatagtcccaatggactaccaccagtgcgagggattgagcaccaaatcgACTTTGTGCCTGGTTCTACACTTCCCAATAGGCCAGCATACAGAACCAATCCGGTTGAGACCAAAGAGCTACAAAGACAAGtggaggaactgatggagaaagggcaTATCCGAGAGAGCATGAGTCCATGTGCTGTTCCAGTACTCCTTGTGCCCaagaaagatggaagctggcgcaagtgtgttgattgtagagcaatcaacaatataacagtgaagtatcgccatcctattcctagattagatgatatgcttgatgaattacatggttcttgcatcttttctaagatagatttaaagagtggatatcatcagattaggatgaaagaaggagatgagtggaaaactgccttTAAAACTAAGCATGGGTTATATGAGTGGTTAGTTATGCCTTTTGGATTGACCAATGCTCCGAGTACTTTCATGAGACTGATGAACCATGTGCTTAGGTCTTTTATAGGGTTGTTTGTGgtagtttactttgatgatatcctaatctACAGTCAGAGTCTAGAGGAGCATATAGATCATCTTAAgactgttcttgatgtgttgagGAAAGAAAAGCTTTATGCTAATCTTAAGAAATGTACATTCtgcacagataacttggtctttttaGGTTTTATTGTGGGTGCAGATGGGGTTAAAGTTGATCCAGAGAAAGTAAGGGCTATACAAGAGTGGCCAATTCCTAAGACAGTGAGTGAAGTAAGGagcttccatggacttgctggcTTCTATAGGCGTTTTGTGAAAGACTTCAGCACCATAGCATCTCCCTTGACTAAagtaatcaagaaagaagtcggaTTCAAGTGGGAAGAGGCACAAGAACTTGCTTTCCAAtgccttaaagagaagcttactcatgcccctcttcttatacttcctgactttcataaaacttttgaaatagaatgtgatgcctcaggaattggaattggtgctgtgttgatgcaggagaagaggcccattgcatacttcagtgagaagcttggaggagctaccctcaactatgcaacttatgacaaggagctgtatgccttggtgagagccttgcagacttggcagcacTATCTCTGGCCTAAAGAGTTTGTCATACACacagatcatgagtctctcaaatacctcaaaggacaaaacaagctcagcaagagacacgcaaggtgggttgagttcattgagacgtttccttatgtcatcaagtataaacaagataaggaaaacatagtcgctgatgcactatccagaaggtatgttctcttgaacactcttgatgctaagctgttaggatttgagcagattaaaagtatgtatgagaatgatcctgattttaaagatgcttacaactcttgtgagaaatttgctgaaGGACATTACTTTAGACATGATGGTTTTCTCTTTTATGATAATCGATTGTGTGTGCCtaactgttctttgagagacttgtttgttagggaatctcatggaggaagtctcatgggtcactttggtattgcaaagactcttaaaactttgcaggatcatttcttttggcctcgaatgaaaagagatgtggagaaactttgtgagagatgtgcaacttgcaagcaagctaagtctaaggttcagtctcacggtttgtatactcctcttcctatcccttatcatccttggaatgacatatctatggatttcattgttggattgcctagaactaggactggaaaggattctatttttgttgttgtggacaggttctcaaagatggcacattttatagcttgtcacaaaactgatgatgcattgcatattgctaacttgttctttaaagagattgtgcgcatacatggcatgcctaagactattgtttctgatagagatactaagtttcttagttatttttggaagactctttggtctaagctaggtactaAGCTTTTgttctctactacttgtcatccacaaactgatgggcaaactgaagtagttaataggactcttggaacactcttgcgtgcattcataaagaaaaacttgaaatcatgggaagactatttgcctcattgtgaatttgcatacaatcatgctgtgcattctacttctaagttttctccttttgaaattgtttatgggttcaatcccaactctcctttggatttaatacctttacctgagtgtgaaagggtcagttttgatggcaaaaagaaggcagagatggtgaagcAACTCCACGAGCAGGCAAGGCTCAACATTGAGGCGAAAACCAAGCAGTATGTCAAGCATGCTAACAAAGGGAGGCGTGAGATGGtttttgaagtgggtgatcaggtctggattcacctaaggaaagagaggtttcccAATGAGAGGAAGTCCAAGCTAATGCCACggattgatggaccttttgaggtcataaggaagatcagcaacaatgcctacaagcTGGATTTGCGaggtaagtatgatgtgagtaatagcttcaatgttactgacttgatcccttttattgcagatgagccagatttgaggacaaatcattttcaagtgggaggggatgatctgatcatggaccagctagttgataaagatgaagatggagagactgaagatacaccagctgaagaagaagatgtcttAGCCATTCCCACAGGCCCTATaactcgtgcaatgacaagaAGACTCAAGGAAGctgttggaaacatactgaagatctctaaggAGCAAGAAcactgtcttggtagaagcttgatccaccaagacacacttatcaccattcaagtgatcttaccatcaagctgatcatcatctaggcaagtgacttggtgtactctttttcccttgattagttttgtcccattgggttttctaatcaaggtttttaatgaggtatcaagttcacttacacattcctagttgatgtatcaTGGGTGCATTTCGGATGCATAACTATCTTATGTTATTTTAGATTATGGTTTTCATTTCTTTGCTTTTaaactttgtttttatttctattaaacACAtaaggagcctgttcctttaatgAGCTTGTGTCTGTACAAGTCTCAGCCTATAAATATGTGTAGCCGCAAACCCTAATGtttatcaagttttcttttgcTTTAAACCTTTGggttttctcttctctcttgtctttgtcgtgagtgtctggtgtgtaatatccagtctgctggtgtgtaatatccagtgtCTAAGGACCttagtttggtgtgtcatatccaatctattgtctaggagtatcaagaagcctttccgcagcctcttgtgtcaccattcgatccacaaccttgataaacttgagtctctgattcgtttatgcacGGATCTATCCATATCCATCCAGAGAAgagtcctaggatctcattaagtgtataattcctttgggacatgaataacccttccttggatctacaaatctcaatcccaagaaagtatttcatttctcccaaatctttgatttcaaacatggatttgagaaactccttggttgctttgataccttccttatcactccccgtgataatgatatcatccacatacacaaggagagaccatacctgagggtgtagtgagggtgaagagtgtatgatccaaCTCTGAATTCTTGAAGCCACGACCATTcaaagttgtgctcaacttgttgtaccacgctcttggtgattgcttcaagccatagataaccttctttaacctcagtacattccctttcttcactagatgttctagacccagtggaggatacatgtagacttcatcctcaagctcttcttgtaagaatgcattctttacatccatttgccacaattcccatccaagattaaccgccaagcttagaacaatcctaatggtatgtagcttagctacaggGGCAAATGTCTCAATATAATCCTCCCCgaatgtctgagtgaaccctcttgctactaatctagtcttcttcctctcaatcttcccatcagccttgtatttgattgtgaagatccatctactagacactgccttcttcccttttggtagttcactctcataccatgtatcattctttatcatagctcctggctcagctcctactgattccttccattccttatcctccattgcctcttcatagcttcttgggatgtgattctcatccaagtttaccatgaaagcgcaatgtgcttctggatattgagcaaaggagcacacggcttgagaaggatgctccacagcttgggcattgtagtacactctcgtgtttacccagctagaaggatccttccttatccttgtactccttcttagtggctgcacaaccggttcttcttcctgttgttcttctaccacttcatcttgagaagaaggtgtttgtatcacaccatgatcatgcccatgaccatcagagcctatgctctcttctccttcattttctactcctccttcatcttggttagcctcttgcataggctcctcatgctcctctcctccctcatgatcaaggtgtgatggtgaaccaacttcaggaggtgtagttgcgtgatctctcggatcctgggatgtactgattccaagaccttcaaggatgatccgcaaggttgtagccttgtctgatgttaagtccttcagatcatcttgattcttttcttcatagtatcctctatcttccaagaacttcacatctctagatacaagtactctccttgctataggatcatagcatttgtatcctttctgtgtagctgagtatcctatgaacacagccttagtactccttgcttctagcttgttgcgcatctctcctggtttgagcacaaagcatagacatccaaagaccttcaagtaatcaagaactggcttgtacttgtttagaacttcaaatggagccttctcattcagaatcttggttggagttctgtttatcaagtAGCAAGCAGtagcaaccgcatcactccaaaatctctttggcacattactctgaaacataagtgaccttgccacttccatgaggtgcctattcttcctctcagccactccattttgctgtggagtatacggacagcttgtctgatgtaggatcccatgttgtgataagtgttgcttgaatgcatggctTGTGTACtaccctccattatctgatctgaaaattttaatcttagcatgataatagttagtcacataagtttgaaagttcctaaatgcatcaagcaccctatctttggtctgaattaaggttaaccaggtgtatttggatttttcatcaatgaatgtgacaaaatacttataactatctgtagataagcaaggggcagtccacacatctgaatgaattagatcaaagcaatttatGACTTTTTAGGAATGTAAAagagaatctgagtttagaaaggattagagaaggagaataagagattaagagactacttagagactaatggagaatcataatgaaatgagtaaagagaaagattgtttagaactgtctaatctttcatTAAGGACATGAGtaacaatatatagtgtgagcatacaagggttttcgaaatcaagagaagactaaagcatgtgaggtcaatatggaaaggataagctcatttgaacaagccaattagcttctccacatgcgcggagtatctagcatcttggaccgagatgctcttgcctttccagctgttccagcctgtcaaggcgcgctcttccttatccctcaacggtctgatccatccaggtaagttccttcccttcccataagttaccccaagtaacttctttactctTGTCAAGGTTTTACCCATCTCcatgtgtacggatggtacggtcatgtacggacagtacggaccttacccaaaccttcccaagcttcaactcatctccttagtctcaactcctcacttgctccacatatactcaactcatctcaacactccccctcaaccTTAgatttgtgaaagtctaagcttggacagccatgagatcttcctcattaaaaacctcaccaaggaaaacccattgggataaaaccttgatgagggaaaaagagtaaagacctcacagccaaaggggatcagctccatctcttcccaagatcaatgaggcccaacctgatgtgaatggactccattgtcttttgtcttgcagccttggtgaacacatcagccaactgatcttcacttcttgtgtagcatggcaagatgactcctaggatgatcatctgcctcaccttgtggcaatcaacttcaatgtgcttggttctctcatggaacaccgagttggaggaaATGTGGATGGCAggttggttatcacaatgcattgtcattggcgtggcttgatcaatctccaaatgcttcaagatacctttgatccacaccagctcgttggtaagcttcagcatagctctatactcagcttctgcacttgagcaagacaccaccttctgcttcttactcttccaagtgaccaagttgcctccaatgaatgcgcaatagcctgtggttgatctcctgtctgctctatcaccagcccaatccgcatcacagtattcAACCACTttagtgctcccattgcaacccatccatactccttgatcaggtgagccgttgagatacatcaagattctctccaccatgcgccagtgatgctccttaggcact
The Brassica napus cultivar Da-Ae chromosome A1, Da-Ae, whole genome shotgun sequence DNA segment above includes these coding regions:
- the LOC125608722 gene encoding uncharacterized protein LOC125608722, whose amino-acid sequence is MIANEGQAWSLRSKERAVQENHTRCEIGAVGWSRSGLKKICEVKGTHINLRRGAEELYQLVGKLKYLWKELGVLRTRASDPEMIQKRMEQDVVLSLLVSLNSSYGQLIMQVIKGEEQADVDGLCDLIQAAYEVHEKNKKRIKRRNGKKCKRASLRRLSKIWIRGRKTRMKRRQLEVELKVIKEIQQLMVVGECSYSAYMGETFLLSSICGCSIFSSLVESDRFVRRVEAFRIKSDPCCSSTMAHESEEDEGVSLEHKALLEALTCRMNTMMETRLEPSRASRRNRRGQARQEHAGSEETDNEYERDRHSSVSRHSSRSSRRHRREHRPRNELAGLKLKIPPFHGKGDPDAYLEWEKKIELVFNCQHYTEIKKIQVAATEFYDYALSWWDQLVTNRRRNGELPIETWAEMKAVMRKRFVPSHYHRDLHQKLRKLTQGTRSVEEYFQEMELLMLRACISEDREATMARFLGGLNREIQDSVELQHYVEMEEMLHKAILVEQQVKRNGHSRGNYGTKYQGAKDDKPIHQKESKPYQKEEDKSTSSFSKEKGKVDASTTRSRDVKCFKCQGRGHYANECTNKRVMILLENEDYESADEETEAEEDHSSEEVYVANPVTGRLLVARRTLSLQSKTEEMEQRENLFYTRCLVQGKVCSLIVDGGSCVNVASETMVKKLGLKVQKHPKPYRLQWLNEEGEMRVSTQFMVPLAIGKYEDEILCDVLPMEAGHILLGRPWQSDRRVIHDGYANKHTFEFKGRKTVLVPMTPKEVQADQLQLQKKKEIDLPAESTKQLNFYAKSGDVKRSLCSNLPILLLIYKESLLTTTDIAPEYPSELVSILQEYQDVFPEDSPNGLPPVRGIEHQIDFVPGSTLPNRPAYRTNPVETKELQRQVEELMEKGHIRESMSPCAVPVLLVPKKDGSWRKCVDCRAINNITVKYRHPIPRLDDMLDELHGSCIFSKIDLKSGYHQIRMKEGDEWKTAFKTKHGLYEWLVMPFGLTNAPSTFMRLMNHVLRSFIGLFVVVYFDDILIYSQSLEEHIDHLKTVLDVLRKEKLYANLKKCTFCTDNLVFLGFIVGADGVKVDPEKVRAIQEWPIPKTVSEVRSFHGLAGFYRRFVKDFSTIASPLTKVIKKEVGFKWEEAQELAFQCLKEKLTHAPLLILPDFHKTFEIECDASGIGIGAVLMQEKRPIAYFSEKLGGATLNYATYDKELYALVRALQTWQHYLWPKEFVIHTDHESLKYLKGQNKLSKRHARWVEFIETFPYVIKYKQDKENIVADALSRRYVLLNTLDAKLLGFEQIKSMYENDPDFKDAYNSCEKFAEGHYFRHDGFLFYDNRLCVPNCSLRDLFVRESHGGSLMGHFGIAKTLKTLQDHFFWPRMKRAVWVKGEAASVHSRQLPQEKVIEV